The following DNA comes from Methanothrix sp..
TGGGGCTCCTCTCACCCGGGATCGAGGTGAACTTCACCCCTCATGTGATCCCTGCCGTGCGGGGCATCCTGACCACTGCTCATGTCTTCGCCAAGGAGGGAGCAGCAGAGAGCCTGCAGGATAAAGAGGCTGTGGCCCGGATCTACAGCTCTTTTTATAAGGAGGCTCCCTTCATCCGCCTGGCTGATGGAGCTCCTCGCCTGGGCGCCGTCCGGGGCTCGAACTTCTGCGATATAAGCTTCGAGGCGGAGAGGGAGAGCGACAGAATTGTGGTGGTATCGGCCATAGACAACCTGGTGAAGGGCGCTTCCGGCCAGGCCATTCAGAACATGAACCTCATGGCGGGTCTGGACCAGAGGACAGGCCTGTGGTTTCCGGGAATGCTGCCTTAAGAGAGGAGAATGAAGAGGCAGGCGGGGATGCAGAAGAGGGTGGATGAAGATGAAAGTCAGAGATGTGATGAATGTCATGCCGGTCACTGTGCAAGCATCGGCAAGGGTGAGCGAGGCGGCCAGGCTTCTCCGGGAGAATAAGATCAGCGGTATGCCGGTCTTGGATGGAGAGAGGCTGGTTGGAATTGTATCCGAGTCGGACCTGCTTCGCCTCTTATCGGTAGAGGGCGATTCGGAGGGGAGCCTGTGGCTGCCCAGCCCCTTCGAGATATTCGAGGTTCCATTCCGGGATCTGGTGAAATGGGAGAGGATGCAATCAAGCCTGAGGGAGATACCAGAGAAGGTGGTGGCAGATATTATGAGCCGGAATCTGCATGAGATCAGGCCGGAGGACTCCATAGAGGAGGCGGCCAGCGTCATGACCCGCCACAGGATCAACCGCCTTCCAGTGGTCGAGGATGGCCGGCTGGTGGGGATAGTAACCCGGGGCGATATCATAACCGGTCTGGGGATGGCCCATGCAGAGGGTTGAGGGCGGGATCTGTGCCATCGAGGGCGTCCGGGCCTGCGGAGTGCGAGAAGGCAGGTACGGCCTGGCTCTGATTGCTGCCTCCGGGGCGGCAGCGGGGATGTTCACCACCAACCGGGTAAGGGCAGCGCCGCTGGCGGTCACCGCCGAGCACCTGACGCTGACTGGAGGGCACCTGGACGGGATCATCGCCAATAGCGGCTGTGCAAATGCCTATACTGGAGGGCAAGGGGCAAAGGATGCCAGGGATATGGCCTCTCTGCTGGCGGGATTCCTCAAAACAGATGAGAAGAGGATCGCTGTGGCCTCGACCGGGGTTATAGGCCGGTACATGGATATGGATCTCATCAGCCGGCTCTTCCAGGAGGCAAAAGGGCGCCTGCGGTCGGAGGCTGAGGCCAGCCTGGAGGCGGAGAGGGCGATCATGACCACCGACAGCAGGGAGAAGGAGGTGGCCGTGGAGCACCGGGGCCTGCGGGTGGCAGGGATAGTCAAGGGAGCAGGGATGATTGCGCCCCACATGGCCACTATGCTCTGTTTTCTTTTCACCGATGCTGACCTCTCCCCGGAGGTCCTGAAGGTCTGCCTGGCCGATGCCGTCCAAGATAGCTTCAATATGCTCACTGTGGACGGTGACACCAGCACCAATGATACTGTCATTCTCACAGCCACCGGACGGAGGCAGGCCAGGGTAGAGGACTTTCAGGAGGCTCTGAGGTATGTCTGCACTGACCTGGCCCGGCAGATGGCCCGAGACGGGGAGGGGGCGAGCAGATTCTTCGAGACCCGCGTCACCGGAGCCAGGAGCATAGAAGATGCCCGGCTGGCGGCCAAGGCCGTGGCGAGCAGCAGCCTGGTCAAGACAGCAGTCTACGGGGCCGACCCCAACTGGGGGAGGATCATCTGTGCCCTGGGCTACTCGGGAGCGGAGATGGACCCGGAGCTGGTCACACTGGGCCTGGAGGGCTCGGGGCAGAGGGTCGAGCTCGTCCAGAGGGGCCGGATCGCAGAGGGGGGGCTGGAGAAGGCGCGGGAGATCATGTCCGGGGAGGAGATCGTAATCAATATCGATCTGGGCTTGGGCACAGCCAGCGCGCGTAGCTTCGGCTGTGACCTGACCCATGAGTATGTGAATGTGAACGCCAGCTACACCACCTGATATGTTTCGAGAGCAGCGCCTGGGAGAGATCAGCGAGGAGATTCTGGATTACCTGTCCAGCCGGAGGGCTGACCAAAGGATCCTCCATGCCGATCTGCTGACGGACCGGGCCCATCTGTTGATGCTGAAGGAGAGGGGGCTGGTTGCAGAGGAGCTCTCAAATAAGATCCTCTCCGCCCTAGACGAGATCGAGACGGGACTGCCTCTGGGCGAGGGGGAGGACATCCATGAGGCGATTGAGGCGGCAGTCATCGCCCGCGTGGGCCCGGAGGGGGGAAGGATGCATACCGGCCGGTCCCGCAATGATGAGGTGGCGACATGCATCCGCCTGGCCCTGAGGGAGGAGCTGCTCGGGCTGATGGCAGAGGAGCTATCATTCATCAGAACCCTCCTCCGCCTGGCAGGGGAGCATAAGGAGAGCATCATCCCCGGCTTCACCCACACCCAGCATGCCCAGCCCACCACCCTGGCCCACCATCTCCTCGCCCATGCCGATGCCGCCTTTCGGGATCTGGCCCGGCTGAAGGATGCTTATAAAAGGGTCAATCAGAGCCCCCTGGGGGCAGCGGCCTTTGCCTCCACCGGCTTTCAGATCGACCGGGCTCGGACCTGCGAGCTCTTGGGCTTCGAGGGGCTGGTGGAGAACAGCATGGATGCCGTCTCCAGCCGGGACTTCATCCTGGAGGTTCTGGCCGCCCTCTCCATTGCTATGGTCAACCTGAGCCGTCTGGCAGAGGAGCTGATCCTCTGGTCCAGCTCCGAGTTCGGATATCTGGAGCTGGACAACCTCTATGCCTCCACCAGCTCCATCATGCCCCAGAAGAAGAATCCAGATACGGCAGAGCTGGCCCGGGCCAGGTCCGGATCGGTGATAGGATCGCTCATGGCAGCCCTGTCCATCTGCAAGGCCCTGCCCATGAGCTACAACCGGGATCTTCAGGAGGTGACACCCCATCTATGGCGCAGCCTGGACTGGACGCGGAGCACAGTGAAGATCCTGGCCGGCTGCCTCTCCACACTGCACTTTCATCTGGAACGATTGGAGGAGAGCTCAGCCCTGGGGTTCTCCACTGCCACTGAACTGGCAGATTCCCTGGTGAGGATCACTGGAATGCCCTTTCGCACAGCACACAGCATTGTGGGCCGGGCAGCCGCCTCTGGTGGCCGGCCGGAATTGAGCCAGATGGATTCCATATCCCTGGAGATCGCGGGCTTTGCGGTGAGCGAGGCGGGCTTCTCCGAGGAGGATCTGAGAAGGGCACTGGACCCGAGGGGCAATGTAGCCCTGCGAGCGAACACCGGGGGCCCGGCGCCTGAAGAGGTGGGGCGGATGATTGCAGAGAGATGGGCGAGTATTGCAGCAGAAGAATCTCTGCTGGAGGAGAGAAGGAAGCGGGTGGATGGGGCGGCTGAGGCCCTGCTGTCCCAGGGGCGACCCGGGGTGAAGGAGCATGAGGGCTGATCGACGATCTGGGGGATATGAGCTATGAGCACACTGGTTACAGGCGGCGCGGGCTTCATCGGCTCGAATCTGGTGGAGGCCCTCTTGGCTGCTGGGGAGGAGGTTGTGGTCCTGGATAATATGCATACCGGCAGCCGGAGCAATCTGGCCGGCCTTGAAGGCCGGCTGGAGATCGTCCAAAGGAGCTGCAACGATCTGCCCCAACTCGATCTTCACCCCCAGAGGATCTACCACCTGGGGATACCCTCATCCTCTCCCATGTATAAGAGAGATCCATATCTGGTGGGCGAGGCCATCAATGGCTTTGCCTCGGTCTTCGAGCTGGCCAGAAGGGAAGGGTCGCGGGTGGTCTATGCCTCCTCCTCCTCCCTTTACAACGGCCTTGTGCCCCCTCACAACGAGGATATGGCCATCCAGGTGACAGATTACTACACTGAGGCCCGGCTGGCCATGGAGAGGCTGGCCCAGCTCTATCAGAGGCTTTATGGCATAAGCTCGGTGGGCCTGAGGTTCTTCTCAGTCTACGGCCCCCGGGAGGGAGCAAAAAAGCAGTATGCAAACATGGTCACCCAGTTTCTCTGGGAGATGAAGGCAGGCAATAGGCCACTGGTATACGGTGATGGTACACAGAGCAGGGACTTCACCTATGTCCTGGATGTGGTGCGGGCAATGCGCCTGGCCATGGATTCAGATTATCATGGCATACTGAATGTGGGCACAGGAGAGGCCTGGAGCTTCAATGAGGTGATCGAGCTATTGAACCTGATGACCGGCCGCTCTCTGGAGGCGCAGTACGCCGAAAATCCCATAAAAAATTATGTGATGCACACCTGCGCCGATACCGCCAAAGCAGAGAGGATGATCGGCTTCAAGTCGGAGTTCGGATTAAAAGAGGGGATCAGAGAGCTTATCCGTCTGTACTGAGAGGTGTACTGAGAAGGCCAAAAGAGCGTTGGCGATATGCTATCCGCTCGCCGATCCGGGCCTCTCTCCTCCTCCAGCCTGGATGAAGATCGCCCGGTATCATCTCCTCCAAAAGCGCGCAGGGGAGAATCGGCCTATCATATGAGAGGGACGCATAAGGCAGGGGATATGAGAATTCTGCAGACCCCGGTGAGGCTCTTTGCCACCGGCGGGGTGGAGAGCTATGTTCGCAATCTCTCCCGGGAGCTCGTCCGGATGGGGCATGATGTGGGGGTGATATGCTCAGACCAGCCGGGGGAGAACGAGGTCGATGGACGGATACGCACCAGGACCCTGAGAAGCTGGGGGCATATAGCCAATACCAGCATCACCCCTGAGCTGCCCGCAGCTATCTGGAGGGAGGATTATGATATCCTTCACACTCACCTTCCCACCCCCTGGAGCGCTGACTGGAGCGGCCTGATCTCGCAGCTCAAGAGGAGGCCCACTGTCCTGACATATCACAATGACATAGTGGGCGAGGGATGGGCGGGTAAGATCGCCGGGATCTATAATAGAACTGCTCTGGAGCTGCTATTGAGGTCTGCGAAGAGGATCATCGTTACCCGGGAGCGTTATGTATCGCCATATCTCCGGGATTATGGTGAAAAGATCTCTTTCATACCTTTGGGCATAGACCTTGCGGCCTTCCGCCCCCAGGAGGTTGATATCAAAGGAGATATCTTCTTTTTGAGCGTCCTGGATGAGTTTCACCGGTATAAGGGCCTGGAGGTCCTCTTCGCTGCCTTGAAGATCTTGAGGCATAGATTGCCCGCTGTGCGGCTGATCATTGGCGGCAGGGGGAGCCTGCTAGAGTATTACCGGCAGATGGCCCAATCCCTGGGCATCGGGGATAATGTGATCTTCTCCGGCTTCATCCCCTCAGAGAGGCTTATAGAGTATTATAACGGCTGCAGGCTCTTTGTCCTCCCGTCCACCGATCCTGAGAGGGAGGGTTTTGGGATCGTTCCCCTGGAGGCGATGGCCTGCAGCAGGCCGGTGGTGGTCACAGAGATCATGGGCATGGCCGGGGATATAAAGGATTACGGAGCAGGAATGGTTGTGAGATGCAATGATGCCCAGGGGCTGGCATCCTCCCTGCTTGCCATCCTGGAGGATGAGGATCTGGCGGAGAGGATGGGCAGAGAGGGCAGAAGGCTCGCCCAGGAGAGGTATAGCTGGCGTAGAGCGGCAGAGCAGATCGAAAGGGTCTACCGAGAATCGCTCTAGTGGACGCAGGACTGTGCTTGGGATGGATTTGATAAGTGTAGTAGTGTTGAATTATAATGGGAGAGATCTTCTGGATGGCTGCCTCTCCTCCCTCGCCTCCCAGACCTATTCCCCTTTTGAGGTGGTGCTGGTCGACAACGGATCGAGCGATGGCAGTCCAGAGTATATCCAGGAGCAATATCCCTGGGTCAGGCTGGTGAGAAACAGAGATAACCTGGGGTTTGCCGGAGGGACCAATGCCGGTATCAGGGCGGCTGAGGGGAGCTATATCCTCACCTTGAACAATGACACCATAGCAGATCGCAGGCTCATAGAGGAGTTGAAAGGGCCCATGGCCGACCCACAGGTTGGCGTCTGCGCCGCCAAGATGCTGTTCCCCGATGGGCGGATCAATTCTGCCGGGATATGCATCTCTCGCAGCGGAGCAGCCTGGGACCGGGGGATGTTCGAGCCTGATCGGGGGCAGTACGACTCCATGGAGGAGGTATTTGGAGCCTGTGCAGGTGCGGCCCTCTACCGGAAAAGGATGCTGGATGAGATCGGCCTCTTCGATGAGGACTTCTTTCTCTATCTGGAAGATGTGGACCTGGCATTGCGAGCCCGTCTGGCTGGCTGGAAGTGCTTATATGTGCCCCGGGCTGAGGTCGTTCACCATCACGGAAAGACCGCCGGAGTGGGCTCGGACCTGGCGGTCTACTATGGCAACCGGAATATAGTCTGGTATCCGATCAAGGATTTTCCTGTCAGTCTCTATATCACCTCTCTGCCGTTTATCTTGGCCAGAAACCTGGCCACAATACCCTATTATGCTCTGCGCGGCCAGGGAAGGGTCATCCTTAAATCGAAGCTCGATGCTCTGAGGGGCATCACAAAGATGATGAGAAAGCGAGAGCATGTCCTGCGCCGGGCGGAGTATTCCGATATCAGACGGTTTGTAAAAACCTGGGGCGAAATGAAGAGGCAATAGGATAAGAGAGACCCAGATGGATGAGGGCGGAGATAGACGGGGATTGGGCAATGAGGGCTGGAATGGATAAGAGCTGAGGCGGACGGGGATTGGGATGGATGAAGATGGGGGATGAGGGTTGAGATGTGGATCTTTGAGTACCGGGAATTGATCAAGATTCTCACCATCAGCGACCTTAAGGTGAAGTACCAAAGCTCAGTCCTGGGTTTTGCCTGGTCGCTCTTGAATCCCCTCCTTATGATGCTGGTCCTCTATCTGGTCTTCAGCAATGTATTCAAAGCCAACCAGGACAACTTCGCCCTTTACCTGCTGATCGGCATTGTAAGCTGGCGATTTCTGGCCATAGGAAGCTCTGCCTCCATGAATGCCGTCGTAGGCAAACCCAGCCTGGTGACCAAGATCTACATTCCCCGCCAGGTTCTGGTGATGAGCGTAGTCCTATCCAGCCTGATAAGCTCAATTCTGGAGTTCCTGGTGCTGGTCCCCCTGCTCATAATCCTTGGCGCTGGAATCTCTCCCTATATCCTTCTCTTTCCATTCATTCATTTAATCTATTTTCTGATTGTATATGGTCTAAGCCTGATCCTGGCCGCCCTATATGTCTATTACCGTGATCTGAATCAGATCTGGGATGTGCTGATTCAGATCGGATTCTTCCTCTCTCCCATCGTCTATCCCCTCAGCACTGTTCCGCCGCAGTATCTGGATTATTATCTGCTCAATCCCGTCACAGCATTGATTCAGATGTACCGGGAGGTGCTGCTCTACCATCAGTTGCCAGGGCTGCGGAATCTTGCCCTGAGCCTGGCGGTGGGGCTGCTGCTCCTCGCCGCCGGATCGGCAATCTTCAAGAGGCTGGAGCGCAGATTTGCCGAGGAGATCTGAAATGGCCCTTCCCTCTACCATCATCTGCAGTGGTCTGAATAGGCTCAATCCGGCGAAGAGCTTCTCTGGGAGAGGCGCCGATAACAATGCCATAGTGGCGGAGAGCATCTCCAAGAAGTTCAGAATACCAAAGGAGAAGAAGCTCACCATCTTCGAGCATCTGACGGGGCTATTGGGCAGAGGCGCCAACTCTTACGACGAGTTCATGGCCCTGCGGGATGTCAGCTTCACTGTCAAGCACGGCGAGACCTTTGGGGTGATCGGGCCCAATGGCTGCGGCAAGAGCACCCTCCTTAAGCTTTTGGCGGGCGTTCTCTATCCGGACAGCGGCCGGATACAGATCAATGGCAAGATCGCCCCCTTTCTGGAGCTGGGTGTGGGATTTCAGCCGGAGCTGTCCGCCCGCGATAATGTCTATCTCTACGGGGCGATAATGGGCCTGAGCCGTAGAGAGGTTGAGCGGCGCTATGAGGAGATAATGGACTTTGCCGAGTTGAGGCGTTTTGAGAATATGAAGCTGCGCAACTTCTCCTCGGGGATGTATGTGCGGCTGGCCTTTGCCACTGCCATTCAGACCAATCCGGATGTCTTGCTGGTGGATGAGGTCCTTTCAGTGGGGGACGAGTCCTTCCAAAAGAAGTGTGAGGAGAAGATCGGCGAGATTCGCAGGGCGGGCAAGACCATCCTCCTGGTCTCACACTCCTTGCCCATGGTTCGCTCGTTATGCAGCCGCTGCCTGCTCCTGAACCGCGGAGAGATGGTGGCCTTGGGAGAGACCGAGGAGGTCTTAGCGGAGTACGAGAGGATGAGGGCAAAGAGCAAGTGAGCTCTGCTCAGTGCTGGTATTTGAGTCAAAGAGAATTTAAAATTATGTATTACGAAAACCATTTATAATATGATAGGATAGTACTGATGCGGAGCCGATCCCCACACTCCATCTTTGCGTATTTGGCATGCAACCAGAGCAGATCTGTGATCTACGTCCATGCGATGGCTTGTATACCATGCTAGTAGCTCATGAGGGATCGGGCTCTGTACTTCTTTTGCCAGCCTGAATTGTTGTTTTCCGGATATAATCCAATAAGCTTATTACTAAGTATGAATCAATTTATCTTTACGATACGAATGGAACAAGAATTAATGAGAATTGGCATATCATTGCCTGAGAATCTCCTTGGAAAGTTCGATGAGATTATCCAGAACCGGGGCTATTCCTCCCGCTCAGAAGGGGTCAGAGACGCCATAAGAAATTATATAGTAAACTTTGAATGGATGAGCGACATGGAGGGGGAGAGGGTGGGAGTGATCACCATCGTCTACGACCATTCTCAAAGGGGCCTGGAGGATGCTCTCACTGAGATCCAGCATGATTTCGGAAGCATAATTCAGTCCAGCCTGCATATTCATTTGGACCAGGATATGTGCCTTGAGGTTGTGGTCCTGCGCGGGGAGGGGCTGGAGGTGAGAAGAGCTGCTGAGAAGATGATGGCCTTGAAGGGGGTAAAGCATGTCAAATTGACCACCACCTCCCTGGGAAAGGAGCTATAAGCCCGGCTGGCTGGCATAGGCCGGCATATCGATCTGTCCTGCCATCTCCCGGAGGGCCTGCCATCTCCCGGAGGGCCTGCCATCAAGTTCAACCACCATCAATTTATTATATGCATGCCCTGCTGAGAGCAGGTCTAAGTCAGAAAAAATTCATAGAGGGATCTAATATCATCGTCAGATTGCTTCTCATCCTGTTTGCCCTGACGGCAGCCAGCGGTCTGTGCGCCGAACTGGATAATGCGAACTACTGGCAGCAGAAGGGGGATGAATTAAAGGAGAA
Coding sequences within:
- a CDS encoding CBS domain-containing protein; its protein translation is MKVRDVMNVMPVTVQASARVSEAARLLRENKISGMPVLDGERLVGIVSESDLLRLLSVEGDSEGSLWLPSPFEIFEVPFRDLVKWERMQSSLREIPEKVVADIMSRNLHEIRPEDSIEEAASVMTRHRINRLPVVEDGRLVGIVTRGDIITGLGMAHAEG
- the argJ gene encoding bifunctional ornithine acetyltransferase/N-acetylglutamate synthase, encoding MQRVEGGICAIEGVRACGVREGRYGLALIAASGAAAGMFTTNRVRAAPLAVTAEHLTLTGGHLDGIIANSGCANAYTGGQGAKDARDMASLLAGFLKTDEKRIAVASTGVIGRYMDMDLISRLFQEAKGRLRSEAEASLEAERAIMTTDSREKEVAVEHRGLRVAGIVKGAGMIAPHMATMLCFLFTDADLSPEVLKVCLADAVQDSFNMLTVDGDTSTNDTVILTATGRRQARVEDFQEALRYVCTDLARQMARDGEGASRFFETRVTGARSIEDARLAAKAVASSSLVKTAVYGADPNWGRIICALGYSGAEMDPELVTLGLEGSGQRVELVQRGRIAEGGLEKAREIMSGEEIVINIDLGLGTASARSFGCDLTHEYVNVNASYTT
- the argH gene encoding argininosuccinate lyase, giving the protein MFREQRLGEISEEILDYLSSRRADQRILHADLLTDRAHLLMLKERGLVAEELSNKILSALDEIETGLPLGEGEDIHEAIEAAVIARVGPEGGRMHTGRSRNDEVATCIRLALREELLGLMAEELSFIRTLLRLAGEHKESIIPGFTHTQHAQPTTLAHHLLAHADAAFRDLARLKDAYKRVNQSPLGAAAFASTGFQIDRARTCELLGFEGLVENSMDAVSSRDFILEVLAALSIAMVNLSRLAEELILWSSSEFGYLELDNLYASTSSIMPQKKNPDTAELARARSGSVIGSLMAALSICKALPMSYNRDLQEVTPHLWRSLDWTRSTVKILAGCLSTLHFHLERLEESSALGFSTATELADSLVRITGMPFRTAHSIVGRAAASGGRPELSQMDSISLEIAGFAVSEAGFSEEDLRRALDPRGNVALRANTGGPAPEEVGRMIAERWASIAAEESLLEERRKRVDGAAEALLSQGRPGVKEHEG
- a CDS encoding NAD-dependent epimerase/dehydratase family protein → MSTLVTGGAGFIGSNLVEALLAAGEEVVVLDNMHTGSRSNLAGLEGRLEIVQRSCNDLPQLDLHPQRIYHLGIPSSSPMYKRDPYLVGEAINGFASVFELARREGSRVVYASSSSLYNGLVPPHNEDMAIQVTDYYTEARLAMERLAQLYQRLYGISSVGLRFFSVYGPREGAKKQYANMVTQFLWEMKAGNRPLVYGDGTQSRDFTYVLDVVRAMRLAMDSDYHGILNVGTGEAWSFNEVIELLNLMTGRSLEAQYAENPIKNYVMHTCADTAKAERMIGFKSEFGLKEGIRELIRLY
- a CDS encoding glycosyltransferase family 4 protein; the protein is MLSARRSGPLSSSSLDEDRPVSSPPKARRGESAYHMRGTHKAGDMRILQTPVRLFATGGVESYVRNLSRELVRMGHDVGVICSDQPGENEVDGRIRTRTLRSWGHIANTSITPELPAAIWREDYDILHTHLPTPWSADWSGLISQLKRRPTVLTYHNDIVGEGWAGKIAGIYNRTALELLLRSAKRIIVTRERYVSPYLRDYGEKISFIPLGIDLAAFRPQEVDIKGDIFFLSVLDEFHRYKGLEVLFAALKILRHRLPAVRLIIGGRGSLLEYYRQMAQSLGIGDNVIFSGFIPSERLIEYYNGCRLFVLPSTDPEREGFGIVPLEAMACSRPVVVTEIMGMAGDIKDYGAGMVVRCNDAQGLASSLLAILEDEDLAERMGREGRRLAQERYSWRRAAEQIERVYRESL
- a CDS encoding glycosyltransferase family 2 protein encodes the protein MDLISVVVLNYNGRDLLDGCLSSLASQTYSPFEVVLVDNGSSDGSPEYIQEQYPWVRLVRNRDNLGFAGGTNAGIRAAEGSYILTLNNDTIADRRLIEELKGPMADPQVGVCAAKMLFPDGRINSAGICISRSGAAWDRGMFEPDRGQYDSMEEVFGACAGAALYRKRMLDEIGLFDEDFFLYLEDVDLALRARLAGWKCLYVPRAEVVHHHGKTAGVGSDLAVYYGNRNIVWYPIKDFPVSLYITSLPFILARNLATIPYYALRGQGRVILKSKLDALRGITKMMRKREHVLRRAEYSDIRRFVKTWGEMKRQ
- a CDS encoding ABC transporter permease — translated: MWIFEYRELIKILTISDLKVKYQSSVLGFAWSLLNPLLMMLVLYLVFSNVFKANQDNFALYLLIGIVSWRFLAIGSSASMNAVVGKPSLVTKIYIPRQVLVMSVVLSSLISSILEFLVLVPLLIILGAGISPYILLFPFIHLIYFLIVYGLSLILAALYVYYRDLNQIWDVLIQIGFFLSPIVYPLSTVPPQYLDYYLLNPVTALIQMYREVLLYHQLPGLRNLALSLAVGLLLLAAGSAIFKRLERRFAEEI
- a CDS encoding ABC transporter ATP-binding protein, with amino-acid sequence MALPSTIICSGLNRLNPAKSFSGRGADNNAIVAESISKKFRIPKEKKLTIFEHLTGLLGRGANSYDEFMALRDVSFTVKHGETFGVIGPNGCGKSTLLKLLAGVLYPDSGRIQINGKIAPFLELGVGFQPELSARDNVYLYGAIMGLSRREVERRYEEIMDFAELRRFENMKLRNFSSGMYVRLAFATAIQTNPDVLLVDEVLSVGDESFQKKCEEKIGEIRRAGKTILLVSHSLPMVRSLCSRCLLLNRGEMVALGETEEVLAEYERMRAKSK
- the nikR gene encoding nickel-responsive transcriptional regulator NikR; translation: MEQELMRIGISLPENLLGKFDEIIQNRGYSSRSEGVRDAIRNYIVNFEWMSDMEGERVGVITIVYDHSQRGLEDALTEIQHDFGSIIQSSLHIHLDQDMCLEVVVLRGEGLEVRRAAEKMMALKGVKHVKLTTTSLGKEL